The following proteins are encoded in a genomic region of Dyadobacter sp. UC 10:
- a CDS encoding TonB-dependent receptor plug domain-containing protein, giving the protein MNNFLKHKLLIVVLCTVVCLPKWARGQAVTPDTTARDLYEVRVTGKTEVTQVKQRVFAVDVLDLKSVAGRNLEINRLLDAMPGIRVRETGGMGSEFNYAIHGLSGKSIRFFVDGVPMEAYGTGYSIQNFPVNSLERIEVYKGVTPIELSGDALGGSINLITRKDLSNYIDVSYSIGSFRTHKAELSGKWRHQNALTFQLSSSYRYSENNYKVWGRTVEVADEFGKPIAGRRYRRFNDDFRAFNVKAEVGITGKPWADALMLGLIGSTMEKGVQTGRTMAFVYGGVRYDEKLFAPSIRYSKKNPKGLSLDLYGVLNRLEAQTTDTSSQKYNWAQDVIAQVSGELNGIRAQKSRYQFRDRNTMLIANTSYALGPHHTLAASYSFNRTNRTGKDPLASAEWTIPFREPQNLSRHVAAFSYQTVFLDEKLTSMLFVKNFGYSARTNVYNYNGGEQKELIPYFSENNSWGTGFGTKFQFNDASLVKLSFESTARMPDGVELLGNGNTILNAPGLKPEKSTNLNTGIAQSFRNSDNKWGYELSLFYRNTRDLIWLGEGDLYGTARYENIDKLRSAGGDLSMRYARKKWLEVNGALTYQDVRNKQRFTASGARSIVYNDRMKNLPSLMANGEARLKYPSAFGSKGDLSFYIGTDYVKGFFLSWPSLGDPATKKKIPTQFLQNTGLTYSTLQNSLNLSLECRNIFDRQVYDNYLLQKPGRFISMHIRYFLHHN; this is encoded by the coding sequence GTGAACAATTTTCTCAAACATAAGCTGCTTATAGTCGTCTTATGCACGGTTGTGTGTCTTCCGAAATGGGCACGGGGACAAGCAGTTACCCCAGACACAACGGCCCGCGACTTGTATGAAGTAAGGGTAACCGGCAAAACGGAGGTTACCCAGGTAAAACAGCGCGTTTTCGCTGTGGATGTACTGGATCTGAAATCCGTGGCTGGAAGAAATTTGGAAATCAACCGGCTATTGGACGCTATGCCAGGGATCAGAGTACGCGAAACGGGCGGAATGGGCTCGGAATTTAATTACGCCATTCATGGATTATCGGGAAAATCAATCCGGTTTTTCGTGGACGGCGTGCCGATGGAAGCTTACGGGACAGGTTACAGCATTCAGAATTTTCCTGTCAATTCCCTGGAACGGATTGAAGTGTATAAAGGCGTGACGCCGATTGAGCTGAGCGGCGACGCGTTGGGTGGCTCCATTAACCTCATTACCCGCAAAGACCTTAGTAATTACATCGACGTTTCATACAGTATTGGTTCATTCCGAACACATAAAGCGGAGCTTTCCGGCAAATGGAGGCACCAAAATGCACTTACCTTCCAGCTCAGTAGCTCCTACCGATATTCAGAAAACAATTACAAGGTCTGGGGCCGGACGGTGGAAGTCGCCGATGAATTCGGCAAACCGATCGCTGGCCGCCGATACCGTCGATTTAATGATGATTTTCGGGCATTTAATGTGAAAGCCGAAGTTGGTATTACCGGCAAACCCTGGGCCGACGCGCTGATGCTGGGGCTGATCGGCTCAACTATGGAAAAAGGCGTGCAAACCGGCCGCACGATGGCTTTTGTGTACGGCGGCGTGCGCTATGATGAAAAGCTTTTTGCCCCGTCGATACGCTATTCTAAAAAAAATCCAAAAGGACTCAGTCTCGATCTTTACGGCGTGCTCAACCGCCTGGAAGCACAAACCACCGATACGAGTTCACAGAAATACAACTGGGCACAGGACGTAATCGCACAGGTTTCCGGGGAATTGAATGGGATCCGTGCCCAAAAATCGCGATACCAGTTCCGCGACCGCAATACCATGCTGATCGCCAACACTTCTTACGCGCTCGGCCCGCACCATACATTGGCTGCCAGCTACTCATTTAACCGTACAAACCGAACCGGCAAAGACCCGCTCGCTAGCGCGGAATGGACCATCCCCTTTCGCGAACCGCAAAACCTGAGCCGCCATGTAGCTGCGTTCTCCTACCAAACCGTTTTCCTCGACGAAAAGCTGACCAGCATGCTGTTTGTCAAAAACTTCGGCTATTCGGCGCGCACCAATGTTTACAATTATAATGGAGGCGAGCAAAAGGAGCTGATTCCCTACTTCTCGGAGAACAACAGCTGGGGTACCGGGTTTGGAACCAAATTTCAGTTCAATGATGCGAGCCTGGTGAAGCTCTCTTTTGAAAGCACAGCACGTATGCCCGACGGTGTCGAGCTGCTCGGCAATGGAAATACGATCCTGAATGCCCCCGGCCTGAAACCCGAAAAAAGCACAAATTTGAATACAGGCATTGCCCAATCATTTCGGAATTCGGATAACAAATGGGGCTATGAACTGAGCCTTTTTTACAGAAATACGCGCGACCTGATCTGGTTGGGCGAAGGCGATCTGTATGGAACTGCGCGCTACGAAAACATCGACAAGCTGCGAAGCGCCGGCGGCGACCTTTCCATGCGTTATGCGCGTAAAAAGTGGCTTGAAGTCAACGGGGCACTCACTTACCAGGATGTGCGCAACAAGCAGCGCTTCACCGCCTCAGGCGCCAGAAGCATTGTATATAACGACCGGATGAAAAACCTGCCGTCGCTGATGGCCAATGGTGAAGCAAGGCTGAAATACCCTTCGGCATTCGGAAGCAAGGGCGATCTCAGCTTTTATATCGGAACAGATTACGTGAAAGGCTTTTTCCTGAGCTGGCCCAGCCTGGGCGATCCCGCTACCAAAAAGAAAATCCCCACCCAATTTCTACAAAACACGGGACTGACTTACAGCACGCTTCAAAACAGTCTGAATTTAAGCCTTGAATGCCGGAACATTTTCGACAGGCAGGTTTACGACAATTATCTCCTGCAAAAGCCCGGCAGGTTCATCAGCATGCATATCAGGTACTTTTTACATCATAATTAA
- a CDS encoding DUF4374 domain-containing protein, with the protein MKTTLSKFGIMIALASLFSCSDDKPAGEVTPAEQHFTISAWAQGDDQYIASVPSIQEGSLSFLGKGIEAQGSRYLWHKQYVYQMNLPEKKFIQYEMKADGSIAEKSYILTDGVVPNYFQSLNVVDDNTLLVLGALDDNKGQAGWARIRVDNFSVIDKGTFTLPYNAATPDVTFYLGRGFVDNGKFILGGYYYNAATRAYVVDGVKALVYDFPSMGNMKVISTNATNGSVGYDYLHSVDKDEEGNHYFVVSAGKYWMGNGGKSGVVRIKKGTAEFDKDYFFDVTTPVGDEACLMGLNYVGNGIAFGTVQYESKMTSVRDRYNDIAQVVKLNLNTKTVTVMNSPLSPVGMVRSPLVFNGKYYTGISPVDKEAFIYEFDPAGGADSFKKGISLDGGGYIQVQLIAPHPTK; encoded by the coding sequence ATGAAAACAACCCTAAGCAAATTTGGGATAATGATTGCCCTTGCCAGTCTTTTTTCGTGCAGCGACGATAAACCCGCGGGGGAAGTAACGCCGGCGGAACAGCATTTCACCATTTCCGCCTGGGCCCAGGGCGACGACCAATACATTGCATCCGTTCCTTCGATCCAGGAAGGCAGTTTGTCGTTTTTAGGAAAAGGCATTGAAGCACAGGGCTCGCGCTATTTGTGGCACAAGCAATATGTGTATCAAATGAACCTGCCAGAGAAGAAATTCATCCAGTATGAAATGAAAGCCGACGGTTCAATTGCCGAAAAATCGTACATTCTGACCGATGGTGTGGTGCCCAATTATTTCCAATCGCTTAATGTAGTTGACGACAACACTTTACTCGTTTTGGGTGCTCTGGACGATAATAAAGGCCAGGCTGGCTGGGCAAGAATACGCGTCGATAACTTTTCAGTGATAGACAAAGGAACATTTACACTGCCTTACAATGCCGCAACGCCGGACGTAACCTTCTACCTGGGCCGCGGATTTGTGGATAATGGCAAATTCATTCTGGGCGGCTATTATTACAATGCTGCCACAAGAGCTTACGTAGTTGACGGTGTGAAGGCGCTGGTTTACGACTTCCCCTCAATGGGCAACATGAAAGTGATCAGCACCAATGCGACGAACGGCAGCGTGGGTTACGATTATCTGCATTCGGTAGATAAAGACGAAGAGGGCAACCATTATTTCGTGGTGAGCGCCGGTAAGTACTGGATGGGCAATGGAGGCAAATCGGGTGTGGTGCGGATCAAAAAGGGCACGGCCGAATTTGACAAAGACTACTTTTTCGACGTGACGACGCCAGTTGGCGACGAAGCTTGTTTGATGGGATTAAACTACGTTGGAAATGGCATTGCATTTGGGACAGTGCAATATGAAAGCAAAATGACCTCGGTACGGGACCGCTATAACGACATTGCCCAGGTTGTGAAATTGAATTTAAATACCAAAACCGTAACCGTAATGAACAGCCCTTTGAGCCCGGTCGGAATGGTACGTTCTCCATTGGTATTTAACGGCAAATACTATACAGGTATCAGCCCGGTGGATAAAGAAGCATTCATCTACGAATTCGATCCGGCAGGAGGGGCCGACAGTTTCAAAAAAGGTATTTCGCTCGATGGTGGCGGATATATTCAGGTACAGCTTATCGCGCCCCACCCAACAAAATAA
- a CDS encoding voltage-gated chloride channel family protein — protein sequence MSATRLRLSKKLAIIFWKYPIIFFTIKWLVISGLVGVFAGSASAFFLVSLEWATQYREAHHWIIALLPLAGLLIGCMYHYFGKDVEAGNNLLLENINRPSAIISLKMALFVLIGTIATHLFGGSAGREGTALQMGGSIADQFTRLLGLRPRDRKLILIAGIAAGFGSVFGTPLAGGIFALEVFLIGRIRYDALLPAFAASIFADLTTRAWQVGHTHYHIASIPHLSGMNVLYAVVAGIAFGAASVLFSSLTHYTSRFFKQSISFPPFRPLVGGALVAAAVFLFGTTRYIGLGIPVILESFENQLPPYDFFLKILFTAVTLGAAFKGGEVTPLFFIGATLGNALSYFIPLPVGLLAGMGFVAVFAGAANTPIACILMAIELFGSECGVYVAIACIIAYFFSGHRGIYGSQLVGQPKHLSYGRHTGKMLSTLHSTPKSFRHRTK from the coding sequence ATGTCAGCAACCCGCCTTCGTCTCTCCAAAAAGTTAGCTATTATCTTCTGGAAGTACCCGATCATTTTTTTTACGATCAAATGGCTGGTCATTTCAGGACTGGTAGGCGTGTTTGCAGGCTCCGCTTCCGCATTCTTCCTGGTCTCTCTCGAATGGGCAACGCAATACCGGGAGGCGCACCACTGGATTATCGCCTTACTACCGCTTGCCGGGCTGCTGATCGGATGCATGTACCACTATTTCGGCAAGGACGTTGAAGCCGGCAACAATCTGCTGCTTGAAAACATCAACCGCCCCTCGGCGATCATATCCCTCAAAATGGCCCTTTTTGTACTGATAGGCACAATCGCCACTCATTTGTTTGGAGGATCGGCCGGCAGGGAAGGAACCGCCCTGCAAATGGGCGGCTCCATAGCCGACCAGTTTACCCGGCTTTTGGGTTTGCGACCGAGGGACCGGAAGCTCATACTCATTGCCGGTATTGCCGCCGGGTTCGGTTCGGTATTCGGAACTCCGCTTGCCGGCGGGATTTTCGCACTGGAAGTTTTCCTGATCGGCAGGATCCGGTACGATGCCTTGCTACCTGCTTTTGCAGCCTCCATTTTTGCTGACTTAACAACCAGAGCCTGGCAGGTCGGGCATACGCACTATCACATCGCATCAATCCCGCATCTTTCCGGAATGAATGTCTTGTATGCAGTAGTCGCCGGAATTGCATTCGGCGCAGCATCGGTGCTCTTCAGCAGTTTAACACACTATACAAGCCGCTTTTTTAAACAAAGCATTTCTTTTCCACCCTTTCGGCCGCTCGTGGGAGGCGCGCTGGTCGCAGCAGCTGTATTTCTTTTTGGCACTACCAGATACATCGGACTTGGCATTCCGGTCATCCTTGAATCTTTCGAGAACCAGCTCCCGCCCTACGATTTTTTCCTGAAAATCCTCTTTACAGCTGTGACGCTGGGAGCGGCTTTCAAGGGCGGGGAAGTCACTCCTCTGTTCTTCATTGGGGCAACCCTGGGCAATGCGCTTTCATACTTTATCCCCCTGCCGGTCGGATTGCTGGCAGGTATGGGGTTCGTGGCTGTTTTTGCCGGCGCCGCCAACACGCCGATAGCCTGTATTCTGATGGCCATAGAGCTGTTCGGCAGCGAATGCGGCGTGTACGTTGCTATTGCCTGCATCATTGCTTACTTTTTTTCTGGACACCGGGGAATTTATGGTTCACAACTGGTTGGCCAACCCAAACATCTCAGCTACGGGAGGCACACCGGAAAGATGCTTTCAACACTTCATTCGACCCCGAAAAGTTTCCGTCACCGAACAAAATAA
- a CDS encoding SusD/RagB family nutrient-binding outer membrane lipoprotein, translated as MQKFIYQKSIFSLAIGAIALLVSCSDSHFEEVNRDPNRPENATTTTILLNAEKQAIDNIRNENSSLRGTQLFAQYYSQNIYSDQSRYDIPRSYSDTYWSNAYKTLNNLNEIIILNTDPAKKDVAAAGVAGTNANQIAIARILKAYVFQNLTDVFGNVPYQSYGNPDPEFQALQQNPENLSPAYASQQKIYQDILNELKSAGDTLIKYKTATTFGNYDVIYKGKNELWAKFANSLRLRIATRIRTKLPAESNAHFEDALAKGVFTSNADNAVFKYQALAPNEAPLYRATVTANRKDFAVSHVLINALKGQIGTVKVQDPRLLIYATKNAAGEYVGQPYGLPVAAAGLLTATDVSLPGTAVNAAAYGEVLQEYAEVAFLISEYKNWDQQAYINGVTASLQKWGVAQADITTYLAALPKADKANVLNQKYLALYTQGDEAWSEIRRTGYPTFLVKPGDVVWSRTANGATTDYKFQPLFGEGVPLRLYYPPKEQSVNLANYQNAVKAQGNDDITTSLWWNK; from the coding sequence ATGCAAAAGTTCATATATCAGAAAAGCATCTTTTCACTCGCCATCGGCGCAATAGCATTGCTTGTATCTTGCAGCGACAGCCATTTTGAAGAAGTAAACAGGGACCCGAACCGTCCCGAAAACGCGACGACGACGACCATTTTATTGAATGCCGAAAAACAGGCGATCGATAATATCCGCAATGAAAACAGCTCCTTGCGCGGGACACAGCTATTTGCGCAGTATTACAGCCAGAATATTTACAGCGACCAGTCGCGATACGATATTCCGCGTTCGTATTCGGATACCTATTGGAGCAATGCTTACAAAACGCTCAATAACCTGAACGAGATCATTATCCTCAATACCGACCCGGCCAAAAAGGACGTAGCAGCGGCAGGTGTGGCAGGTACCAATGCAAACCAGATCGCGATCGCGCGGATTTTGAAAGCGTATGTTTTCCAGAACCTGACCGACGTTTTCGGAAATGTACCTTACCAATCTTACGGTAACCCGGATCCTGAGTTTCAGGCTTTGCAGCAAAATCCCGAGAACCTGAGCCCGGCTTATGCAAGTCAGCAGAAGATTTACCAGGATATTCTGAATGAACTGAAATCGGCTGGTGACACTTTGATCAAGTACAAAACGGCGACTACATTCGGCAATTACGATGTGATTTATAAAGGTAAAAATGAGCTGTGGGCCAAATTTGCAAACTCGCTCCGCCTGCGCATTGCTACACGGATCCGCACCAAACTGCCTGCTGAGTCGAATGCACATTTTGAAGATGCTTTGGCCAAAGGCGTTTTTACTTCCAATGCAGATAATGCAGTATTCAAATACCAGGCACTTGCACCCAATGAGGCACCTTTGTACCGCGCTACGGTGACGGCCAACCGCAAGGATTTCGCTGTTTCGCACGTGCTGATCAATGCATTGAAAGGTCAGATCGGAACCGTGAAAGTGCAGGACCCCCGTTTGCTGATATATGCGACTAAAAACGCAGCCGGTGAATACGTAGGCCAGCCTTACGGATTGCCCGTTGCGGCAGCGGGTTTGCTGACAGCCACGGATGTGAGCTTGCCGGGTACTGCCGTAAATGCAGCGGCTTACGGGGAAGTATTGCAGGAATATGCAGAGGTAGCTTTTCTGATTTCTGAATATAAAAACTGGGATCAGCAGGCTTATATCAATGGCGTAACTGCCTCTTTGCAAAAATGGGGCGTTGCACAGGCGGATATTACGACTTACCTGGCTGCACTTCCGAAAGCTGATAAGGCGAATGTTTTGAACCAGAAATACCTTGCACTTTACACCCAGGGTGACGAAGCATGGAGCGAAATCCGCCGCACGGGTTATCCTACGTTTTTGGTAAAACCAGGTGACGTGGTGTGGAGCAGAACTGCGAACGGCGCTACGACGGATTATAAATTCCAGCCGCTATTCGGCGAAGGTGTTCCATTGCGGTTATACTACCCGCCGAAAGAGCAGAGCGTGAATCTTGCCAACTACCAGAACGCCGTGAAGGCGCAGGGTAATGATGACATCACGACTTCGCTCTGGTGGAATAAGTAG
- a CDS encoding SusC/RagA family TonB-linked outer membrane protein produces MKIRILYLFLLTFLATGFVSAQQRVITGIITDANDGTPLPGASVAIKGTSSGTLSDVAGAFSLNVSDDAAVLVVSFIGYLAQDVAIGNGDKVNVALKADTKILNEVVVTALGISREKRALGYAVQEIKGEALQTRPTNALSALSGKVAGLQVVTSGGNMGGSSRVLLRGINSISGNNQPLYVIDGTPIDNADLNSAATSSGSGGKDVGNMIQDLNPDDIENISVLKGPSAAALYGTRAANGVILITTKKGKENSKVNLTLNTGIEFENIVRLPKRQKLYGGGFSSTFQQANIGGTNYNIAEYAVDESWGPKLDGTPVLHWYNLDPENTADYLNPQPWIYPKNDVHTFFETGVANTNSLSVSGGNANSTYRLSYTNKNVKGTVPNSSLKRNSINFSGSTQLGKLKVYNNFNYIKNQSTGRPWTGATNRNIILEAFQWGAVQVDYEKLKNYKRADGTQILWNRSGYQNTPAGEAAKFIDNPYWSAYESYLDENRDRFYGNVGLVYDVNSWLKVSGKVNADVYNYQYQDRIAVYSRTQSQYQEYNNNFSEFNYELLASANKSWGDISLNVNAGGNIMSQRRRISDAVTQGGLIIPEYYNLKNASSVLVNSNAYRKQINSIFGSFSLGWKSLLFVDGTLRNDWSSTLPIGRNSFAYPSLTTSLILSELNGVKDIGWLDFAKVRLGWAQVGNDTDPYQLQRAYEATQSFEGLASYRLPTQLNNQALKPEITSSWETGLSLQAFKNRVGLDVTYYDNVSRNQIINIPVSSAFGYDSKVINAGKINNKGVEVTLTGTPIRGNGFEWNSSLNWSRNRNKVIQLAPGVNTFQLANSLVTLVAREGQPYGQILGNDFIYTADGQKVIKADGTYDRGQQLTPLGSVLPKYLFGFQNSFTYKNFNLGFLVDGRVGGKFFSQTYKVGMYAGVLEKTAADNVRETGVVLDGVKGTVTYNADGTYSVSNISPNDTRITAQAWARGEYSGPTPQTIFDATFVKLREVTFGYSLPLANKTVKSVYFGLYGRNLVNIYTASKYIDPEFTSSGGNIQGLEGGSIPVPATYGLNVNVKF; encoded by the coding sequence ATGAAAATACGGATTCTCTACCTATTCCTTCTGACTTTCCTGGCGACAGGATTTGTCAGTGCACAGCAGCGTGTCATCACGGGTATTATAACCGACGCGAACGATGGTACGCCGCTGCCCGGGGCCTCTGTGGCCATAAAAGGCACTTCATCTGGGACACTTTCTGATGTTGCCGGTGCTTTTAGTCTGAATGTCAGTGACGATGCGGCTGTGCTGGTCGTCTCTTTTATCGGTTATCTGGCTCAGGATGTGGCGATTGGTAATGGTGACAAAGTGAATGTCGCATTGAAAGCCGATACCAAGATCCTCAACGAGGTAGTGGTAACCGCACTCGGTATCTCGCGCGAAAAGCGGGCATTGGGCTATGCGGTGCAGGAAATCAAAGGGGAAGCTTTGCAAACCCGGCCGACCAATGCTTTGAGTGCACTATCAGGTAAAGTAGCGGGCTTACAGGTGGTTACTTCCGGGGGCAATATGGGCGGCTCGTCGCGTGTGCTTTTACGGGGGATCAATTCTATTTCAGGAAATAACCAGCCTTTGTATGTAATCGACGGAACGCCGATCGACAATGCAGACCTGAACAGCGCGGCGACGAGCTCGGGAAGCGGTGGAAAAGATGTGGGTAACATGATCCAGGATCTTAACCCGGACGATATAGAAAATATTTCGGTATTGAAAGGACCTTCGGCGGCGGCACTTTACGGAACGCGCGCGGCAAACGGGGTTATTTTGATTACTACCAAAAAAGGAAAAGAAAACAGCAAGGTGAACCTGACGCTGAATACGGGTATTGAATTTGAAAACATTGTGCGGCTTCCAAAACGTCAGAAACTCTATGGCGGCGGTTTTTCAAGCACATTCCAGCAGGCTAATATCGGTGGTACCAATTACAATATCGCCGAGTATGCGGTAGATGAAAGCTGGGGTCCGAAACTCGACGGAACACCCGTTTTGCATTGGTATAACCTTGATCCCGAGAATACTGCGGACTATTTGAACCCACAGCCGTGGATTTACCCGAAAAACGATGTACACACTTTCTTCGAAACAGGTGTGGCCAATACAAACAGTCTGTCGGTAAGCGGCGGGAATGCAAACTCGACTTACCGCCTTTCCTATACGAACAAAAATGTAAAAGGTACTGTACCGAATTCTTCATTAAAACGGAATTCGATCAACTTTTCGGGATCTACGCAGTTGGGTAAATTGAAGGTTTACAATAATTTCAATTACATCAAAAATCAGTCGACCGGCCGGCCCTGGACAGGTGCTACCAACCGGAATATTATCCTGGAAGCATTTCAATGGGGAGCCGTGCAGGTGGATTACGAAAAGCTGAAAAACTACAAAAGGGCCGACGGAACGCAGATCCTGTGGAACCGCAGCGGTTATCAGAATACACCAGCGGGTGAGGCTGCGAAATTTATTGATAATCCCTATTGGTCGGCTTACGAAAGTTACCTCGACGAAAACCGCGATCGTTTTTATGGAAATGTGGGCCTCGTTTACGATGTGAACAGCTGGCTGAAAGTGAGCGGAAAAGTGAATGCGGATGTCTACAATTACCAATACCAGGACCGCATTGCGGTGTATTCCCGCACGCAATCGCAGTACCAGGAATACAATAATAATTTCAGCGAGTTCAATTACGAGTTACTGGCTTCTGCCAACAAGAGCTGGGGGGATATCTCACTGAATGTGAATGCGGGAGGAAATATCATGAGTCAGCGCCGCCGCATCAGCGATGCTGTAACGCAGGGCGGATTGATTATTCCTGAATACTACAATTTGAAAAACGCCAGCTCGGTGCTGGTGAATTCAAACGCTTACCGTAAGCAGATCAACTCTATTTTCGGAAGCTTCTCGTTGGGCTGGAAAAGCTTACTTTTCGTAGACGGAACCTTACGTAACGACTGGTCCTCTACTTTGCCAATCGGACGGAATTCTTTTGCATATCCTTCATTGACAACGAGTTTGATACTGAGTGAACTCAATGGTGTGAAAGATATCGGCTGGCTGGATTTTGCAAAAGTTCGCCTCGGCTGGGCGCAGGTAGGTAACGATACTGATCCTTACCAGTTGCAGCGCGCCTACGAAGCCACCCAGTCTTTCGAGGGACTGGCTTCGTACCGACTTCCGACGCAGCTGAACAACCAGGCTTTGAAACCTGAGATCACCAGTTCATGGGAAACCGGTCTGAGCTTGCAGGCATTCAAGAATCGGGTAGGGCTGGACGTGACTTACTATGACAATGTGAGCCGCAACCAGATTATCAACATCCCGGTTTCTTCCGCATTCGGGTACGATTCGAAGGTGATCAATGCGGGTAAGATCAATAACAAAGGGGTGGAGGTTACATTGACCGGCACGCCGATCCGTGGTAATGGTTTTGAATGGAATTCGAGCCTGAACTGGTCGCGGAACCGGAATAAGGTGATCCAGCTTGCGCCCGGTGTAAATACATTCCAGCTCGCGAACAGTCTGGTTACATTGGTAGCACGCGAAGGTCAGCCTTACGGACAGATTCTGGGTAATGATTTTATCTATACTGCCGATGGTCAGAAAGTGATCAAGGCGGACGGAACCTACGACCGCGGGCAGCAACTGACGCCGCTGGGTAGTGTTTTGCCAAAATACCTGTTTGGTTTTCAGAACAGTTTTACCTACAAAAACTTCAACCTCGGCTTCCTGGTGGATGGTCGTGTGGGCGGGAAATTCTTCTCGCAAACGTATAAAGTAGGTATGTACGCAGGTGTACTCGAAAAAACAGCTGCCGACAATGTGCGGGAAACAGGCGTGGTGCTCGACGGCGTGAAAGGAACGGTAACCTACAATGCAGACGGAACCTATTCGGTGAGCAATATTTCACCAAACGATACCCGCATTACGGCGCAGGCCTGGGCGCGGGGCGAATACAGCGGGCCAACGCCGCAGACAATATTCGACGCCACATTTGTGAAGCTGCGTGAGGTCACATTCGGGTACAGCCTGCCACTGGCCAACAAAACGGTGAAATCCGTTTACTTCGGACTGTACGGCAGAAACCTGGTTAACATTTACACAGCCAGCAAATACATCGATCCTGAATTCACAAGCAGCGGCGGTAACATTCAGGGATTGGAAGGCGGAAGCATTCCGGTGCCGGCGACTTACGGTTTGAATGTGAATGTGAAGTTTTAA